From a single Photobacterium gaetbulicola Gung47 genomic region:
- a CDS encoding bax protein (COG2992): MIKNITTSKVAILALVSGLTACGEIPFQSSSDEAASASSQNAKPDFSQITDVTLKKAAFFDFLRPAVEHENQRITEERQFLESVLSSVNTGKSLSRDQYAYAQKLADAYKLPLDGNMITADWLAAMLERVDVLPESLVLSQAANESGWGTSRFAIEGNNYFGQWCYRKGCGLVPNARNEGASHEVAVFASPYLSVQAYFMNVNTNRAYQDLRDIRSAQRKAGEVVEGTKLAEGLSRYSERGHAYVDEIQAMIKHNNQYWRQG; this comes from the coding sequence GTGATAAAAAATATAACAACCAGTAAAGTTGCCATTCTTGCATTAGTCAGTGGATTGACAGCATGTGGCGAAATCCCATTCCAAAGCTCCAGTGATGAGGCCGCCTCGGCCTCTTCACAAAATGCCAAGCCAGACTTTTCCCAAATCACCGACGTTACTCTGAAGAAAGCGGCCTTCTTCGACTTTCTTCGCCCTGCCGTTGAACACGAGAATCAACGGATAACAGAAGAGCGTCAGTTCCTCGAGTCGGTTTTATCTTCAGTGAATACCGGTAAATCGCTTTCTCGGGATCAATATGCCTATGCCCAAAAGCTCGCTGACGCCTACAAGCTTCCGCTTGACGGTAATATGATTACCGCCGATTGGCTCGCGGCTATGCTGGAGCGTGTTGACGTCCTTCCCGAGTCGCTTGTCCTTAGCCAGGCGGCAAATGAATCAGGATGGGGTACCTCACGCTTTGCAATCGAAGGCAACAACTATTTTGGCCAATGGTGTTATCGTAAAGGCTGCGGCTTGGTTCCTAATGCACGGAATGAAGGAGCGAGCCATGAAGTGGCGGTATTCGCATCACCGTATTTATCAGTGCAAGCCTACTTCATGAACGTGAATACCAATCGTGCCTACCAAGACTTGCGTGATATTCGCTCTGCACAGCGCAAGGCCGGTGAAGTCGTTGAAGGTACGAAACTGGCAGAAGGACTAAGCCGTTATTCAGAGCGTGGTCATGCATATGTTGATGAAATTCAAGCCATGATCAAGCATAACAATCAATACTGGCGCCAAGGATAA